One genomic window of Streptomyces sp. NBC_01276 includes the following:
- a CDS encoding ABC transporter ATP-binding protein, whose amino-acid sequence MSPATTATAPGGGERAAARVVDAVKVYGRGDTEVRALDGVSTTFPAGRFTAIMGPSGSGKSTLMHCAAGLDTLTSGSVHIGGTELGALDDRGLTLLRRERIGFVFQAFNLVPTLTAAENITLPLDLAGTRPDAARLDVLIDVVGLRDRLHHRPAELSGGQQQRVAVARALAGDPEVVFADEPTGNLDSRAGQEVLGLLGRAVREMGRTVVMVTHDPVAAAHADEVLFLADGRLVDRMSAPTADRVLDRLKAFDTSDTSDTSDTLGASDTSETFGATGTRSGTGAVARPGRRTS is encoded by the coding sequence ATGAGCCCCGCCACCACCGCCACCGCACCGGGCGGCGGCGAACGCGCCGCCGCACGCGTCGTCGACGCGGTCAAGGTCTACGGCCGCGGCGACACCGAGGTGCGGGCCCTCGACGGGGTCAGCACCACGTTTCCGGCCGGCCGCTTCACCGCCATCATGGGACCGTCCGGTTCCGGCAAGTCCACCCTCATGCACTGCGCCGCCGGACTCGACACCCTGACCTCCGGCTCCGTCCACATCGGAGGCACCGAACTCGGCGCCCTCGACGACCGCGGGCTCACGCTGCTGCGCCGTGAGCGCATCGGCTTCGTCTTCCAGGCCTTCAACCTGGTTCCCACCCTCACCGCCGCCGAGAACATCACCCTCCCCCTGGACCTCGCCGGCACCCGGCCCGACGCCGCCCGGCTGGACGTCCTGATCGACGTCGTCGGGCTCCGCGACCGCCTGCACCACCGGCCCGCCGAGCTCTCCGGGGGCCAGCAGCAGCGCGTCGCCGTGGCCCGCGCCCTCGCCGGCGACCCCGAGGTGGTGTTCGCCGACGAACCGACCGGGAACCTCGACTCCCGCGCGGGCCAGGAGGTGCTCGGCCTCCTCGGCAGGGCGGTGCGCGAGATGGGCCGTACGGTCGTCATGGTCACCCACGACCCGGTCGCCGCCGCCCACGCCGACGAGGTCCTGTTCCTCGCCGACGGCCGCCTCGTCGACCGGATGTCGGCCCCGACCGCCGACCGCGTCCTGGACCGCCTCAAAGCCTTCGACACCTCCGACACCTCCGACACCTCCGACACCCTCGGCGCCTCCGACACGTCGGAGACCTTCGGCGCCACTGGCACCCGCAGCGGCACGGGCGCGGTCGCCCGCCCCGGAAGGCGGACGTCATGA
- a CDS encoding ABC transporter permease encodes MSAARTTLRLATASLRARRRRFAGTFTAVLLGVAFLAGTLVMGDTLRASFDSMFAGAASGTDAVVRGSRVVTVPGQAQGSRQTVAADLADRLRAVPGVAAVEPDIQGAGQLVGKDGRPVGGQGPPTLAGNWIADPRLNPYRLAEGRAPQRTGEVVVNRGAAVQGGLAVGDTTVLRTPDPVRVTVVGLATFGGADGMGQVTYTAMTRADAEKYLTAGPGRAASLLVRAAPGTTQRRLVEALGPVLPQGVEAITGQEAVEENTEMISGRFLGLFTTLLLVFSGIALLVATFGIHNTFAIVVAQRTRENALLRALGAARRQILAGTLAEAAVVGVLASVGGLLGGLGVAAGLRALFPALGFPFPEGDLVVSTTSLLLPLGVGVAVCLGSALAPAVRAGRTAPLAALRESTVDRSGASRARTLAGAVLGAAALAAILAGVPAAPSPWLSGTGAVLATASFVVLGPVTSSYAVRILADPLRRLRGVPGALAGRNAARDPRRTAATATALMIGVAVVSLFTVFGASLKATMDRTVSRSFAGDVAISTPAFGAGGSGLSPALAPAVAALPEVRSAVGLGRGVAEVDGSGRALTVTDPAALAVGLDLGTVEGRLDSLGTDGIAVSAKEAGRHGWRPGSGLELAFTDGQKLPFTVRAVYDRPDLAGDYLITRAAWAPHRAQDSDTLVAVTFRDGVSAADGAAAVERTAARYGGPEVQTRAEYAASSAGGIDMMLTLVYALLALAVLIALLGIANTLTLAVHERTRELGLLRAVGQTRAQLRAMVRWESVLVAAFGTAGGLLLGVLLGWVLVTASAGAGDDALAFTAPPAQLAVVALAGPAAGVLAGLRPARRAARLDVLPAVAAA; translated from the coding sequence ATGAGCGCGGCCCGCACCACCCTGCGACTGGCCACCGCCTCGCTGCGCGCCCGCAGACGCCGCTTCGCCGGAACCTTCACGGCCGTCCTCCTCGGCGTCGCCTTCCTCGCCGGAACCCTCGTCATGGGCGACACCCTCCGCGCGAGCTTCGACAGCATGTTCGCGGGCGCGGCGAGCGGCACCGACGCGGTCGTGCGCGGCTCGCGCGTCGTCACCGTCCCCGGCCAGGCCCAGGGCAGCCGCCAGACGGTCGCCGCCGACCTCGCGGACCGGCTCCGCGCCGTCCCCGGCGTGGCCGCCGTCGAGCCCGACATCCAGGGCGCCGGGCAGCTCGTCGGCAAGGACGGCCGCCCGGTCGGCGGTCAGGGCCCGCCCACCCTCGCCGGGAACTGGATCGCGGACCCCCGCCTCAACCCGTACCGCCTGGCCGAGGGCCGCGCACCGCAGCGCACCGGCGAGGTCGTCGTCAACCGGGGAGCCGCCGTACAGGGCGGCCTCGCCGTCGGCGACACGACCGTGCTGCGCACCCCCGACCCGGTCCGCGTCACCGTCGTCGGCCTGGCCACCTTCGGCGGCGCCGACGGCATGGGGCAGGTCACGTACACCGCGATGACCCGCGCGGACGCCGAGAAGTACCTCACCGCCGGCCCCGGCCGGGCGGCCTCCCTCCTGGTCCGGGCCGCCCCCGGCACCACCCAGCGCCGACTGGTGGAGGCCCTCGGCCCGGTGCTGCCGCAGGGCGTCGAGGCCATCACCGGGCAGGAGGCGGTCGAGGAGAACACCGAGATGATCTCGGGCCGGTTCCTCGGCCTGTTCACCACCCTGCTGCTGGTCTTCTCCGGGATCGCCCTGCTCGTCGCCACCTTCGGCATCCACAACACCTTCGCGATCGTCGTCGCCCAGCGCACCCGCGAGAACGCCCTGCTCCGCGCCCTCGGCGCCGCCCGCCGCCAGATCCTCGCCGGCACCCTGGCCGAGGCCGCGGTGGTCGGGGTCCTCGCCTCGGTGGGCGGCCTGCTCGGCGGCCTCGGCGTCGCGGCCGGCCTCCGGGCGCTCTTCCCGGCCCTCGGATTCCCCTTCCCCGAAGGGGACCTGGTCGTCAGCACCACCTCACTGCTGCTCCCGCTCGGCGTCGGCGTCGCCGTCTGCCTCGGCTCCGCGCTGGCACCCGCCGTACGGGCGGGCCGCACGGCACCCCTCGCGGCCCTGCGCGAGAGCACGGTGGACCGCTCCGGGGCCTCGCGGGCCCGCACGCTCGCGGGCGCCGTCCTCGGCGCCGCCGCCCTCGCGGCGATCCTGGCCGGGGTCCCGGCCGCGCCGTCGCCGTGGCTGTCGGGGACGGGGGCGGTCCTGGCGACCGCCTCGTTCGTCGTCCTCGGACCGGTGACGTCCTCGTACGCCGTACGGATCCTCGCGGATCCCCTGCGCCGGCTGCGCGGGGTCCCGGGAGCCCTCGCGGGACGCAACGCCGCGCGCGACCCCCGACGGACGGCGGCCACCGCGACCGCGCTGATGATCGGAGTCGCCGTCGTCAGCCTCTTCACCGTCTTCGGGGCCTCCCTCAAGGCCACCATGGACCGGACGGTGTCCCGCTCCTTCGCGGGTGACGTCGCCATCAGCACCCCCGCGTTCGGGGCGGGCGGCAGCGGCCTCAGCCCCGCGCTGGCGCCCGCCGTGGCGGCCCTGCCCGAGGTGCGGAGCGCCGTGGGCCTGGGCAGGGGAGTCGCGGAGGTCGACGGCTCCGGCCGCGCCCTGACGGTCACCGACCCGGCCGCCCTCGCCGTCGGCCTCGACCTCGGCACGGTGGAGGGACGCCTCGACTCCCTCGGCACGGACGGCATCGCGGTCAGCGCGAAGGAAGCCGGCCGGCACGGCTGGCGGCCGGGCAGCGGCCTCGAACTCGCCTTCACCGACGGGCAGAAGCTCCCGTTCACGGTCCGTGCCGTCTACGACCGCCCCGACCTCGCCGGCGACTACCTGATCACCCGTGCGGCCTGGGCCCCGCACCGCGCCCAGGACTCCGACACCCTGGTCGCCGTCACCTTCCGGGACGGGGTGTCCGCGGCGGACGGCGCGGCCGCGGTGGAGCGTACGGCCGCCCGGTACGGCGGCCCGGAGGTCCAGACCCGGGCGGAGTACGCCGCCTCCTCGGCGGGCGGCATCGACATGATGCTCACCCTCGTCTACGCCCTCCTCGCCCTCGCCGTGCTCATCGCCCTGCTCGGCATCGCCAACACCCTCACCCTCGCGGTGCACGAACGCACCCGCGAACTGGGACTCCTGCGCGCCGTCGGCCAGACCCGGGCCCAGCTACGGGCGATGGTCCGCTGGGAGTCGGTGCTGGTGGCCGCCTTCGGCACGGCGGGCGGCCTGCTCCTCGGCGTCCTCCTCGGCTGGGTCCTGGTGACGGCCTCGGCGGGCGCGGGGGACGACGCCCTCGCCTTCACCGCGCCTCCGGCGCAGCTCGCGGTGGTCGCTCTGGCGGGACCGGCGGCCGGCGTCCTCGCAGGACTGCGCCCGGCCCGTCGGGCGGCCCGCCTGGACGTCCTGCCCGCCGTCGCCGCCGCATAG
- a CDS encoding SOS response-associated peptidase produces MCGRYVSTRSPEDLTGLFGAAAPGPDAVVPPSWNVAPTDPVWAVLERADRETGLLERRLRPLRWGLVPSWSKDPGGAARMINARVETVAEKPAYRRAYATRRCLLPADGFYEWQAVPATATAKAYKQPYFISPQDGTVMAMAGLYEFWRDPAVTDGDDPAAWWATCTVITTEATDAAGRVHPRMPLALAPADYDAWLDPGHRDPHALRTLLATPAEGRLEVRAVGTAVNSVRNNGPGLLDDPVVTRTR; encoded by the coding sequence ATGTGCGGCCGATACGTCTCCACCCGCAGCCCCGAGGACCTGACCGGCCTGTTCGGGGCCGCCGCGCCGGGCCCCGACGCGGTGGTCCCGCCCAGCTGGAACGTCGCCCCGACCGATCCCGTGTGGGCGGTACTGGAGCGCGCCGACCGCGAGACCGGGCTCCTGGAACGCCGGCTGCGGCCGCTGCGCTGGGGGCTGGTGCCGTCCTGGTCCAAGGACCCGGGCGGCGCGGCGCGGATGATCAACGCCCGTGTCGAGACGGTCGCCGAGAAGCCGGCCTACCGCCGCGCCTACGCCACACGCCGCTGCCTGCTGCCCGCCGACGGCTTCTACGAGTGGCAGGCCGTCCCGGCGACCGCCACCGCCAAGGCGTACAAGCAGCCCTACTTCATCAGCCCGCAGGACGGCACCGTGATGGCGATGGCCGGCCTGTACGAGTTCTGGCGCGACCCCGCCGTCACGGACGGGGACGACCCGGCCGCCTGGTGGGCGACCTGCACCGTGATCACCACCGAGGCCACCGACGCCGCCGGCCGGGTCCACCCCCGGATGCCGCTGGCCCTCGCCCCCGCCGACTACGACGCCTGGCTGGACCCCGGGCACCGGGACCCGCACGCCCTGCGCACCCTCCTCGCCACCCCCGCCGAAGGCCGCCTGGAGGTCCGCGCGGTCGGCACCGCGGTCAACAGCGTCCGCAACAACGGCCCCGGGCTCCTGGACGATCCGGTGGTCACCCGGACCCGCTGA
- a CDS encoding MerR family transcriptional regulator, which translates to MRIGELSARTGVPVPTIKYYVREGLLPAGELSSPNQASYGDAHERRLRLVRGLLEVGGLSLAAIREVLAAVDDTERPVHKLLGAVTDRLVPEHGGEADAETVLARERVARLIEARGWRASPDCPAGEALAAALAALARAGHAGFAGVLDTYAEAAAQVAGADLASLSGKTSREDLVESVAVATVLGDRMFAALRRLAQTDASARAQEASGVSGSG; encoded by the coding sequence ATGCGCATCGGCGAGCTGAGCGCACGGACCGGGGTACCGGTACCGACGATCAAGTACTACGTACGGGAGGGGCTGCTCCCGGCCGGTGAGCTCAGCAGTCCCAACCAGGCGAGCTACGGGGACGCCCACGAGCGCAGGCTGCGGCTGGTCCGCGGCCTCCTGGAGGTCGGCGGGCTCTCCCTGGCCGCCATCCGCGAGGTACTGGCGGCCGTCGACGACACGGAGCGGCCCGTCCACAAACTCCTCGGGGCGGTGACGGACCGGCTGGTGCCGGAGCACGGAGGGGAGGCGGACGCCGAGACCGTCCTCGCACGCGAGCGGGTGGCCCGGCTCATCGAGGCGCGCGGCTGGCGGGCGTCCCCGGACTGCCCGGCCGGCGAGGCCCTCGCCGCGGCCCTGGCGGCCCTGGCGCGGGCCGGGCACGCCGGCTTCGCCGGAGTGCTCGACACCTACGCCGAGGCGGCGGCGCAGGTGGCGGGCGCGGATCTCGCGTCCCTGTCCGGCAAGACCTCCCGTGAGGACCTCGTCGAATCGGTGGCCGTGGCCACGGTCCTGGGGGACAGGATGTTCGCGGCGCTGCGCAGGCTGGCGCAGACGGACGCCTCCGCCCGCGCCCAGGAGGCGTCCGGGGTCAGCGGGTCCGGGTGA